The Candidatus Hydrogenedentota bacterium genome segment GACCAGGTAGAAGAAATAGGCGGGCCCGCTGCCGCTGAGCGCGGTGATGGCGTCGAGCGCGGATTCGTCGACCAGTTCGGCGATGCCCATGGAGGCGAAAATCTCGCGCGCCAGGAAGATTTGTGCGTCGCTGCATTGGGGGCTGGCGGCGATACCCGCGGCGCCGGCGTGCACGAGATAGGGCGTGTTCGGCATGACACGGACGACGGCGGTATCCGCGCCGAGGCGCTCCTGGATGAATCCGGTGGAGATGCCGGCGGCGATGGAGATCACGAGGCTGTCCGGCGCGCAGTGGGGGCGTACTTCGTCGAGCACCGCGCCCATGATCTGGGGCTTGACGGCGAGGAGGAGAACGCTGGAGCCCGCGACGAGGTCCGGCAGGGACGCCGCGCAGGCGATCCCGGCTTCCCGGGCCGCGGCCATGCGGTCCGGCGACGGGTCAAACGCGAGGACGCGGTCTTTTTCGATGGCGCCGAGGCCAATCAGGCCCTCCGCGATGGCGGCGCCCATGTTGCCGTAACCGAGGAATCCGAGGGTTTCCGATATCACCGTATCCTACTCCTTTGCCGGGTTGAGGGCGGCGGCGTCCCGCGCGAGCAATTCCTCCTCGCCGAGCACGGGAAGGTCGCGCACCATCGCGATTTCGTCGCAGCCCGGGAAAAGCCGGCACCGCGTGCAGTCCTTGAACACCTTGTAGGGCAACTCGAGCTTATCGACTTCGTGGAAGTGCACGCGCTGGAAGAAGCCGGGCACCCGGGTCAGGGCGTAGACGCGCGCGATGTTGAGGCTCTGTGCCTCGCGCAGCACGGCCTCCACAAGCTGTTCGCCGATCCCGCGCCCGCGCAGGCGCTGCGCGACGACCAGGGAACGCACTTCGGCCAGATCGATCATGTCGATGTGCAGCGCGACGCAGCCGCCCAGCCCGTTTTCATCGGTGTATACATAGAAATCCCGGACGTTCTCGTAGAGTTCCGGGAGCGCGCGCGGCAGGACGCTGCCCTGGGCCACCGCCTCGTCGAGCAGGGCCTTGATGGCGACGACTTCGGTAAGTTTGGGCTTTCGAACCATGGGCGGATGCCAGCCGGGGTTTCAGGGGGTGTTTTTGGCGTCGAGCGGAGCCCTGCCTTGCCCGGTGAGTGTAGCACAGGCGCGGGATCGCGGGCGAATGGCGGGGGGCGGAAAGCGGCGCGGCCCCGGAGAAGGTCTCTCCGGAGCCGCGCGAATTTCCTGGGGTGATGCGGGTTATTTTTCCAGAATCACCAGAAAGTCGTTGTAGCTCTTGCCGTGGTTGGCGGTGATCGACGCGACGGTCCATCCTTCCTTCAACATCTGGTCGAGCTTGTCCTTGTTCGAACCGTTGGATTCGATAATGAGCGATGACTGCATGGCGCCTCCTCCTCGAAACTGGGGCATGGGTCCGGCGGCGCCCGCCGGGAGGGCGGCGCGCCACGTAAAAACAGGCCCAATCGTAGCAGTTTTCGGCGGTGGAATAAAGTTTATGGCTGGGGTACGAGCACGCCGAGGCCCACGATCTCGCCCGGTGGCAGGGCCGTCATCCCGTGCTCAATTCGCGCGCCGGAACCGGTCTCGAAATGAAGCAGGAATTCTCCCGGAGGGATGCTTGGGAAAATGGCCTGCCCGAGCGCGCTGGTCCGGGTGCGCGCGGGCCACCAGGGGCCCCGCGTGCTGTGTACGAGCATGAGCCGCACTTCCTCGTTGGCCAGGGGGGCGCCGTCCGGGGTCTGGAATTGGGCCTCGAGCGCCGCCGCCGGGACCATCTGCACGGTTAACACTTCCTCGATCGCGCCACCGCCGGGAAGCACCTCGTAGAAATTGTTCGGGAAGTACTTCAGCGCGGGATCCCAGGCGCGGAGAAATAGCGACTCGGTTGACGGGAACCGCAATTGTCCCTCGCCGGTGGCGCCGGTGGGATTTCCGGCCGCAACGGGCTCGTCGAAGGCGTTGGGCTGGCGTGTGGCGATCGGGATCATGTCCGCCAGCGGGCGTCCAGCCAGATTGACTACCTTAATCCGCGCCTCCACGGGTCCGGCCGGGGTGTTCGGCTCGGGCGCGGGCGCGGCCCGGGGCGCGGGGGCGGGGTGCGCCGGGGCGGGCGGTGGCGTTTCTGTCCGGGGGGCGCCGGGCGGCGTATCCGGCGGGCCGCAGGCGGCGAGGGCGGCGGACAACGCCAGGATCAGCAGTGCATTTCGCATCAGGCCTCCTCCCCACCGCCGAACTGGGTGCGGTACAGCCGGGTGTAGATGCCGCCCCGGGCCAGGAGCGCGGCGTGGTTGCCGTCCTCCACGATACGCCCGTCCTCGATCACGAGTATACGGTCCGCGCGCTGGATGGTGGAGAGGCGGTGTGCGATGACAAAGGCGGTGCGCCCTTCGAGGAAATGCTCCAATGCGTCCTGAATCAGGCGCTCGCTCTCCGAATCGAGGCTGGAGGTCGCCTCGTCGAGGATCAGGATACTCGGATCCTTGATAAAGGCCCGGGCGATGGCCAGGCGCTGCCGCTGGCCGCCGGAGAGGGTCGTGCCGGCCTCGTCGAGCCGTGTGTCGTAGCCGTTCGGCAGCTTTTCGATGAACTCGGCGGCGTTCGCGGCCCGCGCCGCCTGCCGAATCTGCTCGTCGCTGTAGTCCGGGCGGCCCGCCGCGATGTTCTCGCGGACCGTCTCCGCGAAGAGGATCGTGTCCTGGGTGACGAGGCTGATCTGGTCGCGCAGGCTGCGCGCGGAGACCGTCCGGATGTCGGTGTTGTCAATGCGGATGGCGCCTTCCCGCACATCGTAGAAGCGCGGGATGAGTTTCACCAGCGTGCTCTTGCCGGAGCCGCTCGGGCCAACCAGCGCGACGGTCTCGCCCTTGCGGACGTGCAACGAGATGTTTTTCAGGACCGGGGTCCCGGGCAGGTAGCCAAAGGATACGTTGTCGAAGTGGATGCCTTCCACCAGGGGGGGCAGATCCGGCGCACCCGCGCGTTCGTCCACTTCGGGCTTGAGATCGATGAATTCGAAGACGCGCTCCGCGCTGGCGATGCTGGTCTGCACCAGGTTGTTCACCGCGGAGAGCTTGCGGATGGGATCGAGCAGCATGGCGAGTGAGATGAGGAGCGCCAGGGCCTGGCCGGGGGTGAGGTCGCCGCTGTCGATGCGGAGGGCGGCGCCCATGAGGAAGGCGGCGACGCCGAGGACAAGGATGAATTCGGTGCTGGGCCCGGTGGCGGCGTGGAGTCGGACCATCTGGAAGAGGTGTCGTCGAAGCCGGCTGGTCTCGGCTCGAACGCGTTCAACTTCGTAGGGCTCCATCGTGAACACCTTGACGATGCTGATGCCGTTCACCGTCTCGTGCACCACCGAGGCCATGCTCGAAATCTTCTCGAGCGAGCGCCGGACGCTCTTGCGCATTTTCATGCCGATCTTCGCCAGGATGAGGAAGACCAGGGGAAAGCCGCAAATGCCGATGAGGGTCAGCACGGGATCGGTCAGGAGGGCGAAACCGAGGAAGAATACCGCGAGGATGGGCTCACGCATAAACTTGACCAGGACGCCTTCGAGGCCGCGATTGACCATGAAAATATCGTTGGTGAAGCGTGCGAGCACGTCGCCGGTGGTGCGCGTCTCGAAGAAGCCGACCGACTGCATCATAAGGTTTTCGTACATCTGTCGGGCGAGATCCGTGGAGATGTACGCGCTGACGGAACCGCCGAGGAACTCCTGGAAAAACTTGGCGACGCCGACGCCGACGAAGACGATAATGAGGGCGATGCAGGTAATTTTGATTGCGTTCACTTTGTCCGCGCGCATGGAATCGACCATGGTGCGGAACCGGGGCTCAAGCTGGCGCGGGGGCTGGAGGTACTGTTCCCAGAAGCTACCGGGAAGGAGTTCGATGGCCCCCTCAATGTTCCGGTTCAGCTTGCGGATCTGGGCGGCGATGAGCTCCTGGGGGTCTTCCTTTTCGCTGGTGGCGGGGTCGTAATAGGTGATATTCACCACCTCGCGCACGGTGAAGAGCATGGCGGTGAACGAAACGGCCACGGTCAGGGCGAAGAGGAGGGAGACGGCGAGCCGGAACTTGTAGCGCCAGGCGTAGCTCAGCAGGCGTCCATAGACACGGACGGCCGAACCGCGGGGACGGTCGGGGCGGGGTGCGACGGGCTCGCCATTTGGGGCAGCAGACAGCATGGGGGTGTGGGCTTCCGGAAGCGGGAGAAACTGCCCCGAATGCTAGCACAGGCCCCGTAAGGCGGTCAAAACGCGGGACTTCCGGCGGATGCTATTCGCTGCCGAGCAAGGGCGAGGATTCCAGCGCCCGGGAAGCGAGCGCATTCAGGCTTTCGTCATTCTTGCGCGCCGCTTCCGCAAGCCGCCGGTGCAAATCGGGAGAGACCCGCAGCACGAATTTTCCAGAGTACGGTTTCTGGGGCGCCTTACCGATTTTCTTGCAGTGGGCCAGATACGCTTCAACGGAATTCTTGAACTCCTCGCGCAATTCATCGATTGAGCGGCCCTGGAAATGAATGGTATCGGGGATGTTCGTTACGATGCCAAAAAACTCATCGCTCCCCGTATCGTACTCGAGGCGGGCTTCATAGCCCTTGTAGGAAAGTAGGTCTTTCACAGCGATACTCCGGCCCCCTGCGGAAATCGGCGCAACGCCACAACCACGCCCTTTCGGAGCACTCACGAGCGTCCCTTGTTCGGCAAAGCGATGATACTATGGACAGTATAATCTGTCAATTCAAGGGTGTCGGGTTCGTGTCGCTTTCCAGGACCACGCGGAAGCCGTAGCCGACGCCGGGGGCGTAGCCGTAGCGGGCGGCGGAGCGGATGAATTCGGCCTTGCTTTTGGCCTGGCCGCCGCGCAGGACTTTGGCGCCGTCGCCCGGCGGGCCCTGGGGGTCGGTTGCGGGCTCGGTGGTGTATTTCCGACCGACGTTGTCGAGGCAGTATTCCGCCTGGTTCCCGTGCATGTCGTAAAGGCCCCAGGGGTTGGGCGGGTACTGGGCGACGGCGACCGGCTTGCCGTGGTAGGCGCCGGCCGGGTTGAAGCGTGTGGCCGCCTGGGCGTCGAAATTGGCCTGATCCGAAGTGATCGTGTCGCCTGTGTAAAAGGCGGTTGACGTGCCGGCGCGGCAGGCGTACTCCCATTCCGCTTCGGTGGGCAGGCGGAATGTCCGGCCCGTCTTCTCGCCGATAAGGCGGCAGAATTCGACGGCCTCGAACCAGGTAACTTCGTGCGCGGGGTGGTTTTCCTCGCCTTCCCGGGTGCGCCGCTCGGTGGGTCCCATGATCGCGACGAACTGCGCGTTGGTGATGGCGGTCGCGCCGAGATAGAAGTCGCGGCTGATGGTGACGGGCTGTTGGGGGCGCTCGTTGGGCGCGCCGCCCTCTTCGGGCGGAGTGCCCATCAGGAACGATCCAGCTGGAATCGGGACGAGGTCGAAATGGGCGGCGGCGCCGAGTTGGACCCGCTGGATAGCGCCGTCGCGCGGCTCGATGCGGATGTCCATGGCGTCGAGCATTGCCTGGCGGTCGGCGTCCCGCTGCCGATTTTCGGCGTCTCGGCGCGCGGCGAAGGCGGACGCGGCCTCGGCGCAACGATCCTTCGCGGCCCGCTGGATAGCGCGGAAGGTTTCGGCGTCCAGCGCGACTTCTGGCTCGGGGGCATTCGGATCGGTACCGTTCAGGTATTCCTCGATGTTCGGGTAGCCATCGCCATCCGGATCGGCGAGGTAATCGTCCGGGTATTCGGGGTCCAGGCGGTGGGCGGCTTCCCATTCGTCCGGCATGCCGTCGTGGTCGCGATCGGCGGGTGGGTCCGCCGCCTCAAGCGCGGGCCAGCCCCCCACTTCGTCCGGTGAATCGATGATGCGCCCGGCGCCGGTGCGGATTTCTTCGATGAGGCGCGCATCGGCCTGGTCGCGGCGGGGCAGGATGGCGCCGGCTTTCGCCAGGACGCGATCGCGCGCGACGCCGGCGGGATCGGTGGTTACGGGCGGGACATCAAAGGGACCCGCGACCGACACCACCGCGCGGAAGGCGTCGGCGTCCACCCCGCGCGGCGGGCGGATGAGCAGCCGGTTGTCAGCCGTCTGTTCCGGTCCGCTGGCAAGCACGTTGCCATCGAAAAAGAGGCGGGGCGCATCGTCCGCGGGTTCGAAGACGAGGGTCCGGACGGTGTTTCGCGTGGAGGGGCCGGCCTGGAAGTAGTTGTTGATGTAGTTCACGTGGGCCGGGCCGCCGGAGGTGTAGCCGCCGCGGTAACCCCAGTTGTAGACGATGTTATTCCGGAAATCGAGCACGATGTTGTTCACGCGCGCGTTCCGGGCTGCGTTGTGCGCGTAGATGCTGTGGTGGATGGTGATGCCGCCGTCCCCGCCGAGGATGGAGCCCTTGCTGTGCTCGCCCTTGGGGTGGAAGGAGTGCGAGAGGCCCTCGGCGATGATGCTCCACTGGACGGTGAGATTGTGGACGCTCCCGAAGCTACTCATGACCTCGTCGATGGCCCAGCTCATGCTGCAATGGTCAATGATGCTGTTGTTTCCGCCGAAGATGCCGACGGCCATCTGCTCTTTCTTCGTGCGATCGCCGGAACGGAAGCGGAGATGCCGCAGGATCACGTCGTGCGTGGCGAGGACCACCTGGTAGTCGCGGAACGCGATGCCGCCGCCCGGCGCGGTCTGTCCGGCAATCGTTACGAAGGGTTCCCGTATCCAGAGATCGGCCTTGAGGTCGATTGTGCCGCTGGTGCGGAAGAGGATATAGCGCGGTCCTTTAGCCGAGGCCGCGGCGCGGAAGCTGCCCGGGATCGGGTCCTCCTCGCCGGGGATATAGTCGTCGAGGGTGGTGACGAAGTGGAGCGCGCCGCCGCGCCCGCCCGGGGTGGCGGCGCCGAAGCCCTCCGCGCCGGGAAAGGCCCGAACGAGGGTTTCCGCACAGGCGGCGCCGGCGGCCGCGAGGGCCAGGGCGATGAACGGGGCAAAAGCGTGGCGCATGGCGGGGCATCCTCCGGGGCTGGCGCCACTATAGGCGTCCCCAAGCCCGCGCATCAAGCGCCCGCGCGGATTACGAGCACGGCGGTGTAAAGCGCGAAGCCCGCGAGCATCACCGCGCCTTCGCGCCGGGAAAGAACGCTGCCGGAGCGGATGAAGGGCACGAGCAGGATGGAGAACGCGATCATGACGGGGAGGCCGATGTAGGCGGCTTCGGCGTCCACCGGCTGGGGCGCGACTGCGGCGCAGACGCCGAGAATGCCGAGGATATTGAAGATGTTCGAGCCGATGCAGTTGCCCACGGCGACATCGGAATTGCCGCGCCAGGCGGCGACGATGGAGGTGACGAGTTCCGGCAGGGAGGTGCCGCAGGCGACGATGGTGAGGCCGATGATCAATTCGGAGACCCCCATCGCGCGGGCGAGTTCGGAGGCGCCGTATACGAAGGCGCGCGACCCGAGCACCAGGAGCGCGAGCCCCGCCAGGCCGAGCGCGACCTGGAGCCAGAACCGGCCCGCGGACAGCGCGCGGGGATCGGCGGTTATCAGTGCGGACTCCACTTCCTCCTCCGCGCGCGCCTGGATGGAAGCCTGCGCGGCGCGATCCTTGAAGTAGGCGCTGGCGAGATAGAGTGCGAGGGCGACCAGGCAGAGGAAGCCCAGGGGGCGGTTGACGGCGCCCATGAAATAGCCCGCAACCGGCACGGCGCAGACGCCGACGGCGACAAAGAGGTCGCGCCGGACGGCGGGAAAGGCGATGGCGATGGGGCGAACGAGTGCGGTGGCGCCGAGGATGAAGGCAAAATTGAATATGTTCGAACCGATGACGTTGCCGATGCTGATGCCGGTGCTGCCGGCGAGCGTGGCGGAGAGGCTTGCGCCGAGTTCGGGCGCCGAGGTGCCGAAGCCGACGATGGTGAGGCCGACGAAGAGGGGCGAAATGCCGAGACGCAGTGCGAGCATGGAGGCGCCGCGTACGAAGAGCTCGGCGCCGAGGGTGAGTAAAGCTACGGAACCCAAAATAATGAACAGGTTCAGGGCGATCACGGAGTGTCCTTCTCGCGGAGCGCGGGCGGGCGCAGAATACCGGCCGACATGATGAACTGGAAGGCTTCGTCGGAATCGGCTTCCAGCGGGTAGACATCCGCGAGCGGAAACATTTGGAGGAAACCCGTGGTCGGGTTGGGGGTGGTGGGCACGAAGACGGTGGCCATGCGTTCGCCGCTGGGCAGGGTGATCTCGCCGGTCATGAAGCCCATGGCCCGGGTGTCCTGGTGTGGAAAGGGCACGAGCACGGCGGTTTGCCGCCCGGCCTCCGGTTTCGCGCTGAACAGCTCGACAATTTGCTTGGCGGTGCCGTAGACGGCGTCGACGATTGGTACGCGCGCGATCATCCGTTCAAAGGCATGGAGAATCTGGCGTCCGAAGACGTTCGCGGCCAGGCCGCCGAGCAGGTACAGAAACGTGACCAGGAGAAAAACGGATATGGCGGCAACGGCGGGCCCGGGGAGTTCCTTGAAGAGGGGCCGCACAGCGGAGGACACGAGGCCCACGGTGAGGCGGTAAAGCAGGGAGAGCACAAAAAGGCTGATGCCCGCGGGGATCAGGACAATGGCCCCCGAGATCAACCGGTGCCGGATATGGCGAACGATTCGGTTCATGAAGTCTGCTGCAAGGGCCGGGTGGAAGCCGCCCGGCGGCGGGGTGCGGGTTGCGTGTGCTTGGAAGGCGGTCACTGCCACCCGCCAGCACAGACGGCATAATTCAACCACAGAAAGGTGTATTCAGGCAAGCAGTTTTTTGGGCGGCTGGCAGTTTACCGGGCTTGCACGCTGGTTCAGGCGCGGCATGGCGGGTTCAGCGAGATGAATTTTGCGCACCCGCGCTGATCAAAAGGCGGTATTGACGGCGTGAACGATTTTCGCTAGGCTGGGGAAACGCAGTGAGTAAGGTTTGGTTAATGGCCGCGCCCGTCGCGGCTGGAAAGGAGACCGTCATGGCTCATGCGATTCTTGCGGAAAAATGTGTGCAGTGCGATGCGTGCCGGCTGGCGTGCCCCCGCTGGGCGATCAGCAACTCGGCGACGGAGAACACCTATGTCATCGATCAGGACAAGTGCAACGACTGCAGCAATATGTCGGCCGTGCGCTGCGTGCCGCATTGCCCGGTGGACGCGATCATCCTGAACTGATCACGCGATACAGGCGCATGCCAGGGCGCGGGCCCGCGCAAAACGCGCTCCGCGCTCCAGCGAGGGCCGGGGGTTGCCGTAGACCCGCCAGCCGCATTCCGCGGTCTGGTCGAGCGAAACGAGACCCATGAAGCCCAGGACATCCTTGCACGGATAGCCGAGGCCAAACCCGATCTCGTGCGGGATCGCGCCCGACATGCGCCAGCGCGCGCGAATGCGCCGAAAGAATTCGCCCGCATCCACGCTTGCCGGGTAGCCGAGCCGCCGCAGGGCCCAGCCGGGTACGGCGCTAAGGTCGCGCTGCACGGCGCGCGGGTCGTAGATCACGATCTTGCGAGAGAGGCCCCGGGCGTGCACGGTCGCCAGACGCAGGCCCCACGTCCTGGCCAGCCGGTGCAGGGCGCGCAGGGATTGTGTGGCGGGCTGGTCAAACTGGCCCAGGTCCAGGTTGAGCAGTTCGCCGCTTTTTCCGCCCATGAAGACCGATCCCGCGTTGACGAGCGCCCAGCGCACGGCGGGATCGCACAAGTTAAGGGCGGCGCAGCGATTCTTCCAGTACTCCAAGTCCTCGGACATAGGTGCAGGGCCTTTCGCAGGTTTGCGTAGCGTGGTTGACGCGGCGCATGACGGGCTGACCGAACTGTTGTCAACTTTACCATGCGAAAGGCATGCTTAACAAATTTTTGGGCACATTTCTTTTATTACAGGTGGTAAACAGCCGCTACGGTCGGGGTAGCGACACCGTGGTCTGGTAATTGGAGTAGTTATAGAGCGGGTTCTTGTCGCTGACGAAATTCAGCGTTTCCCGGGGGTTGTCGTCCTGGGTGTATATCCACAGCTCGGCCGGATCCCATACGACGATCTCCTCGCGGGCGTCCCCGGTGAGGTCGACGGTCGCGTTGCACATGTCGGGGTGGCCATCGGCAGGGAAACGGACGACGCGTCGGCCCCAGCCGTCGAATAGCCCACCTTCCTCCACATTGGCGGAGAGAATCCAGAATTCGCCGGGCTCGCCGGTCCAGTTGATGGGCAGGCACATGCTGCCGTGCTGGGCGGGCTCGAAATCGTGGTAGATGCGCTGTTGGGCGTCAAAAAAGTGGACGATGCCCTGGTTACCCCAGAAATTAATCGAGACGGCCTCGAGGCCGGGCAGATCGGGGCGGAAATCGGCGATGGCGGGGTTCTGTACGTGTCCGAGGTAGTGGTGCTCGGTGATATTCCCCTCCATGTCGGCAAAGAACATGCCTTCGTCGCTGGCGGCGCAGAGCAGCTTTGGTTTTTCGCCCGGCAGGAAGGGGATGATCGCGACGCCGTCGGCGTGGTCCTGGATGCGGTCATCGAGCGACCAGCGCACCGTACCGTCGGGGTTGAAGAGTGTGTAGCCCATCATCAATTCGTCGCGCCCGTCTCCGTCGATGTCGTAGGCGTACGGGTAGTGGCCGGTGTTGCACTGGGCGCTCCAGAGAGGTTCGAGCCTGTCGTTAAGGGCCCAGAGCGAGAGGTAGCGGTCCTTGAGGATGATGTCCGCGTCGCGCCCCGTGCCGCGGAGGTCGCAG includes the following:
- a CDS encoding pyrroline-5-carboxylate reductase produces the protein MISETLGFLGYGNMGAAIAEGLIGLGAIEKDRVLAFDPSPDRMAAAREAGIACAASLPDLVAGSSVLLLAVKPQIMGAVLDEVRPHCAPDSLVISIAAGISTGFIQERLGADTAVVRVMPNTPYLVHAGAAGIAASPQCSDAQIFLAREIFASMGIAELVDESALDAITALSGSGPAYFFYLVECLVEAAAAQGLDRAVAERLAAQTLVGAGKLLQETGEPAETLRKKVTSPGGTTEAALNAYRDGGLDALVADAVAAAVRRSRELGA
- a CDS encoding N-acetyltransferase, with amino-acid sequence MVRKPKLTEVVAIKALLDEAVAQGSVLPRALPELYENVRDFYVYTDENGLGGCVALHIDMIDLAEVRSLVVAQRLRGRGIGEQLVEAVLREAQSLNIARVYALTRVPGFFQRVHFHEVDKLELPYKVFKDCTRCRLFPGCDEIAMVRDLPVLGEEELLARDAAALNPAKE
- a CDS encoding ABC transporter ATP-binding protein, which produces MLSAAPNGEPVAPRPDRPRGSAVRVYGRLLSYAWRYKFRLAVSLLFALTVAVSFTAMLFTVREVVNITYYDPATSEKEDPQELIAAQIRKLNRNIEGAIELLPGSFWEQYLQPPRQLEPRFRTMVDSMRADKVNAIKITCIALIIVFVGVGVAKFFQEFLGGSVSAYISTDLARQMYENLMMQSVGFFETRTTGDVLARFTNDIFMVNRGLEGVLVKFMREPILAVFFLGFALLTDPVLTLIGICGFPLVFLILAKIGMKMRKSVRRSLEKISSMASVVHETVNGISIVKVFTMEPYEVERVRAETSRLRRHLFQMVRLHAATGPSTEFILVLGVAAFLMGAALRIDSGDLTPGQALALLISLAMLLDPIRKLSAVNNLVQTSIASAERVFEFIDLKPEVDERAGAPDLPPLVEGIHFDNVSFGYLPGTPVLKNISLHVRKGETVALVGPSGSGKSTLVKLIPRFYDVREGAIRIDNTDIRTVSARSLRDQISLVTQDTILFAETVRENIAAGRPDYSDEQIRQAARAANAAEFIEKLPNGYDTRLDEAGTTLSGGQRQRLAIARAFIKDPSILILDEATSSLDSESERLIQDALEHFLEGRTAFVIAHRLSTIQRADRILVIEDGRIVEDGNHAALLARGGIYTRLYRTQFGGGEEA
- a CDS encoding type II toxin-antitoxin system HicB family antitoxin, with amino-acid sequence MKDLLSYKGYEARLEYDTGSDEFFGIVTNIPDTIHFQGRSIDELREEFKNSVEAYLAHCKKIGKAPQKPYSGKFVLRVSPDLHRRLAEAARKNDESLNALASRALESSPLLGSE
- a CDS encoding SUMF1/EgtB/PvdO family nonheme iron enzyme, which gives rise to MRHAFAPFIALALAAAGAACAETLVRAFPGAEGFGAATPGGRGGALHFVTTLDDYIPGEEDPIPGSFRAAASAKGPRYILFRTSGTIDLKADLWIREPFVTIAGQTAPGGGIAFRDYQVVLATHDVILRHLRFRSGDRTKKEQMAVGIFGGNNSIIDHCSMSWAIDEVMSSFGSVHNLTVQWSIIAEGLSHSFHPKGEHSKGSILGGDGGITIHHSIYAHNAARNARVNNIVLDFRNNIVYNWGYRGGYTSGGPAHVNYINNYFQAGPSTRNTVRTLVFEPADDAPRLFFDGNVLASGPEQTADNRLLIRPPRGVDADAFRAVVSVAGPFDVPPVTTDPAGVARDRVLAKAGAILPRRDQADARLIEEIRTGAGRIIDSPDEVGGWPALEAADPPADRDHDGMPDEWEAAHRLDPEYPDDYLADPDGDGYPNIEEYLNGTDPNAPEPEVALDAETFRAIQRAAKDRCAEAASAFAARRDAENRQRDADRQAMLDAMDIRIEPRDGAIQRVQLGAAAHFDLVPIPAGSFLMGTPPEEGGAPNERPQQPVTISRDFYLGATAITNAQFVAIMGPTERRTREGEENHPAHEVTWFEAVEFCRLIGEKTGRTFRLPTEAEWEYACRAGTSTAFYTGDTITSDQANFDAQAATRFNPAGAYHGKPVAVAQYPPNPWGLYDMHGNQAEYCLDNVGRKYTTEPATDPQGPPGDGAKVLRGGQAKSKAEFIRSAARYGYAPGVGYGFRVVLESDTNPTPLN
- a CDS encoding calcium/sodium antiporter; amino-acid sequence: MIALNLFIILGSVALLTLGAELFVRGASMLALRLGISPLFVGLTIVGFGTSAPELGASLSATLAGSTGISIGNVIGSNIFNFAFILGATALVRPIAIAFPAVRRDLFVAVGVCAVPVAGYFMGAVNRPLGFLCLVALALYLASAYFKDRAAQASIQARAEEEVESALITADPRALSAGRFWLQVALGLAGLALLVLGSRAFVYGASELARAMGVSELIIGLTIVACGTSLPELVTSIVAAWRGNSDVAVGNCIGSNIFNILGILGVCAAVAPQPVDAEAAYIGLPVMIAFSILLVPFIRSGSVLSRREGAVMLAGFALYTAVLVIRAGA
- a CDS encoding DUF502 domain-containing protein, producing the protein MNRIVRHIRHRLISGAIVLIPAGISLFVLSLLYRLTVGLVSSAVRPLFKELPGPAVAAISVFLLVTFLYLLGGLAANVFGRQILHAFERMIARVPIVDAVYGTAKQIVELFSAKPEAGRQTAVLVPFPHQDTRAMGFMTGEITLPSGERMATVFVPTTPNPTTGFLQMFPLADVYPLEADSDEAFQFIMSAGILRPPALREKDTP
- a CDS encoding 4Fe-4S binding protein — translated: MAHAILAEKCVQCDACRLACPRWAISNSATENTYVIDQDKCNDCSNMSAVRCVPHCPVDAIILN
- a CDS encoding DUF3793 family protein; this encodes MSEDLEYWKNRCAALNLCDPAVRWALVNAGSVFMGGKSGELLNLDLGQFDQPATQSLRALHRLARTWGLRLATVHARGLSRKIVIYDPRAVQRDLSAVPGWALRRLGYPASVDAGEFFRRIRARWRMSGAIPHEIGFGLGYPCKDVLGFMGLVSLDQTAECGWRVYGNPRPSLERGARFARARALACACIA